Proteins encoded within one genomic window of Carassius gibelio isolate Cgi1373 ecotype wild population from Czech Republic chromosome A4, carGib1.2-hapl.c, whole genome shotgun sequence:
- the LOC127976955 gene encoding importin-8 isoform X2 — MDPNRIIQALKGTIDPNLRLAAENELNQSYKIINFAPTLLQIIVSDQVEFPVRQAAAIYLKNMVSQYWQDREPTLGEVVFPFNIHENDRGQIRENMVEAIIRCPESIRAQLTVCLRAIIKHDFPGRWTGVVDKINLYLQSQNSGSWYGSLLALYQLVKNYEFKKAEERDPLLAAMQIFLPRIQQLITQLLSDATFISVLIQKQILKIFHALVQYSLPLQLISNAIMTHWMEILRTVVDRDVPAETLEADEDDRPELIWWKCKKWALHIITRMFERYGSPGNVTKEYVEFADFFLKTYSVGIQQVLLKVIEQHRQRQFVSPRVLQQALSYMTQGVSHSLTWKQMKPHMQTITQEVVFPLMCYKDEDERLWQEDPYEYIRMKFNMYDDHVSPATAAQTLLCTAARKRKEVLPHMMEFCHQILMDPNTDPRRKDGALHVIGALAQPLQKKRVYRDQMELMLQNYVFPLLNSNLGYLRARACWVLHSFSPLKFHNELVLRNAVELVKQNLVDDKEMPVKVEAAIALQMLVRNQEQAKVYIRPFIKPVMQELLHIIKETENDDLTSVIQKMICEYSEEVAGIAVDMTQNLAEIFSKILQSEEYEESEDKTVMALGILSTIDTILTVMGDRKEISQQLEVICLQVIGLVLQKPIIEFYEEILSLAFGLTCYSISPQMWQLLGVLYNVFQHDCFDYFTDMMPLLHNYVTVDTNMLLSDPKYLEVIYTMCKKVLTSDAGEDTECHAAKLLEVIILQCRGRGIDQCIPLFVEAVLERLTRGVKSSELRTMCLQVVIAALYYNPTQLIHTLENIRFPHSPEPITAQFINQWMNDTEFFLGLHDRKMCIIGLSVLMELPSRPAVLEEVAGQIVPSILLLFLGLKHIYASRVLNKPEQFSRAPGSEEEENEEIPSDEDEVGQKGVALQSSGAPTGNDDEDDDDDEDDDEYWDDEGLEGTPLEEYSTPLDYDNGEDEYQFFTASLLRVQSSDAGWYQSLTSPLSEDQRKQLQEIYNLAQQRRSAGLKGL; from the exons tctTACAAGATCATCAACTTCGCCCCAACTCTGCTGCAGATCATTGTATCCGACCAGGTGGAGTTTCCTGTGCGACAGGCAG CTGCCATCTACCTGAAGAACATGGTGAGTCAGTACTGGCAGGACCGAGAGCCCACTCTGGGGGAGGTGGTGTTTCCCTTCAACATTCATGAAAACGATCGTGGACAGATCCGAGAAAACATGGTGGAGGCCATCATTCGCTGTCCAGAGTCCATAAG GGCTCAGTTGACAGTATGTTTGCGTGCCATAATAAAACACGACTTTCCTGGACGGTGGACGGGCGTAGTGGACAAAATTAATCTGTACCTGCAGTCACAGAACAGTGGGAGCTGGTACGGGAGTCTGCTCGCTCTCTACCAACTCGTCAAAAACTATGA GTTTAAGAAGGCTGAGGAGAGGGACCCCCTGTTGGCTGCAATGCAGATCTTCTTACCACGGATCCAGCAACTCATCACTCAACTCCTGTCTGATGCCACCTTCATCTCAGTTCTGATCCAGAAGCAAATCCTAAAGATTTTCCATGCACTTGTCCAG TATTCCCTTCCACTACAGTTGATCAGTAACGCCATCATGACCCACTGGATGGAGATCCTGCGGACAGTTGTGGATCGGGACGTCCCAGCA GAAACTCTAGAAGCTGATGAGGACGATCGACCAGAACTGATCTGGTGGAAATGCAAGAAATGGGCTCTGCACATCATCACGAGGATGTTTGAGAG ATATGGCAGTCCAGGAAATGTAACAAAAGAATATGTTGAGTTTGCTGACTTTTTCTTGAAGACTTATTCCGTAGGAATCCAGCAG GTCTTGTTAAAAGTGATCGAGCAGCACAGACAGAGACAGTTCGTGAGTCCTCGTGTCCTGCAGCAGGCTCTGAGCTACATGACTCAGGGCGTCTCGCACTCACTCACATGGAAACAGATGAAACCACACATGCAG ACTATAACTCAGGAGGTGGTGTTTCCTCTGATGTGCTATAAAGATGAAGATGAAAGACTATGGCAGGAAGATCCGTACGAGTACATCCGCATGAAATTCA ATATGTATGACGATCATGTGTCCCCCGCCACGGCCGCTCAGACTCTGTTATGTACAGCAGCCAGGAAGAGGAAGGAG GTCTTGCCTCATATGATGGAGTTTTGCCATCAGATCCTCATGGACCCCAACACTGACCCCCGAAGGAAGGATGGGGCGCTGCATGTGATCGGTGCCTTGGCTCAACCCTTGCAAAAG AAGCGGGTGTACAGGGACCAGATGGAGCTCATGTTACAAAACTACGTGTTTCCTCTGCTCAACTCTAATCTTGGCTACTTAAGGGCCCGG GCATGCTGGGTGCTGCACTCCTTCAGTCCTCTGAAGTTCCACAACGAGCTGGTCCTGAGGAACGCTGTGGAGCTGGTCAAACAGAACCTGGTGGATGACAAGGAGATGCCGGTCAAAGTGGAGGCGGCCATTGCACTGCAGATGCTGGTCAGGAACCAGGAACAAG CTAAGGTCTACATCCGGCCCTTCATCAAGCCTGTGATGCAGGAGCTGCTGCACATCATCAAAGAAACGGAGAACGATGACCTCACCAGCGTCATTCAGAAGATGATCTGTGAATACAGCGAGGAAGTGGCCGGCATTGCGGTGGATATGACGCAGAACCTG GCGGAGATCTTCAGCAAGATTCTCCAGAGTGAAGAATACGAGGAAAGTGAAGATAAGACTGTGATGGCTCTGGGTATCCTCAGCACCATAGACACCATCCTCACAGTCATGGGGGACCGGAAAGAG ATCAGTCAACAGCTGGAGGTAATATGCCTGCAGGTGATTGGTCTCGTCCTCCAGAAACCCATCATAG AGTTTTATGAGGAGATCTTGTCGCTGGCGTTTGGACTCACCTGTTATTCCATCTCCCCTCAGATGTGGCAGCTGTTGGGGGTCCTGTACAACGTCTTCCAGCATGACTGCTTTGATTATTTCACAG ATATGATGCCCCTCTTGCACAATTATGTTACCGTGGACACAAATATGCTGCTGTCAGACCCCAAATACCTGGAGGTCATTTACACCATGTGCAAAAAG GTCCTTACGAGTGATGCTGGGGAAGACACAGAATGCCATGCTGCCAAACTTCTAGAGGTCATTATATTACAGTGCCGTGGACGCGGCATTGACCAG TGTATCCCTCTGTTTGTGGAGGCGGTGTTGGAGCGGTTAACACGAGGTGTGAAGTCCAGCGAGCTCCGCACCATGTGTCTACAAGTAGTGATCGCAGCTCTGTACTACAACCCCACCCAACTCATACACACACTGGAGAACATCCGCTTCCCACACAGCCCCGAGCCAATCACAGCGCAGTTCATCAACCAATGGATGAACGACACCGAGTTCTTCTTAGG ACTTCATGATCGTAAGATGTGCATCATTGGGCTCAGTGTTCTGATGGAGCTGCCCAGCCGCCCTGCGGTCCTGGAGGAAGTTGCAGGGCAGATCGTTCCCtccatcctcctcctcttcctgggTTTAAAGCACATCTACGCCTCCCGAGTGCTCAACAAACCGGAGCAGTTCTCCAGAGCTCCAGGCTCAGAGGAGGAAGAGAATG AGGAGATTCCTAGCGACGAGGATGAGGTCGGTCAGAAAGGGGTGGCCCTGCAGTCGTCCGGCGCTCCCACTGggaatgatgatgaagatgatgatgatgatgaggatgatgatgaataTTGGGATGACGAAGGTCTGGAGGGGACCCCATTAGAGGAGTACAGTACACCACTGGACTATGACAATGGAGAGGATGAATATCAGTTCTTCACCGCATCCCTGCTCC GTGTTCAGAGTTCAGATGCAGGCTGGTATCAGTCGCTCACATCTCCTCTGAGTGAAGACCAGAGGAAACAGCTGCAGGAGATCTATAACCTTGCCCAGCAGAGGAGGAGCGCAGGACTCAAAGGCCTCTg A
- the LOC127976955 gene encoding importin-8 isoform X1: MDPNRIIQALKGTIDPNLRLAAENELNQSYKIINFAPTLLQIIVSDQVEFPVRQAAAIYLKNMVSQYWQDREPTLGEVVFPFNIHENDRGQIRENMVEAIIRCPESIRAQLTVCLRAIIKHDFPGRWTGVVDKINLYLQSQNSGSWYGSLLALYQLVKNYEFKKAEERDPLLAAMQIFLPRIQQLITQLLSDATFISVLIQKQILKIFHALVQYSLPLQLISNAIMTHWMEILRTVVDRDVPAETLEADEDDRPELIWWKCKKWALHIITRMFERYGSPGNVTKEYVEFADFFLKTYSVGIQQVLLKVIEQHRQRQFVSPRVLQQALSYMTQGVSHSLTWKQMKPHMQTITQEVVFPLMCYKDEDERLWQEDPYEYIRMKFNMYDDHVSPATAAQTLLCTAARKRKEVLPHMMEFCHQILMDPNTDPRRKDGALHVIGALAQPLQKKRVYRDQMELMLQNYVFPLLNSNLGYLRARACWVLHSFSPLKFHNELVLRNAVELVKQNLVDDKEMPVKVEAAIALQMLVRNQEQAKVYIRPFIKPVMQELLHIIKETENDDLTSVIQKMICEYSEEVAGIAVDMTQNLAEIFSKILQSEEYEESEDKTVMALGILSTIDTILTVMGDRKEISQQLEVICLQVIGLVLQKPIIGMAEFYEEILSLAFGLTCYSISPQMWQLLGVLYNVFQHDCFDYFTDMMPLLHNYVTVDTNMLLSDPKYLEVIYTMCKKVLTSDAGEDTECHAAKLLEVIILQCRGRGIDQCIPLFVEAVLERLTRGVKSSELRTMCLQVVIAALYYNPTQLIHTLENIRFPHSPEPITAQFINQWMNDTEFFLGLHDRKMCIIGLSVLMELPSRPAVLEEVAGQIVPSILLLFLGLKHIYASRVLNKPEQFSRAPGSEEEENEEIPSDEDEVGQKGVALQSSGAPTGNDDEDDDDDEDDDEYWDDEGLEGTPLEEYSTPLDYDNGEDEYQFFTASLLRVQSSDAGWYQSLTSPLSEDQRKQLQEIYNLAQQRRSAGLKGL; encoded by the exons tctTACAAGATCATCAACTTCGCCCCAACTCTGCTGCAGATCATTGTATCCGACCAGGTGGAGTTTCCTGTGCGACAGGCAG CTGCCATCTACCTGAAGAACATGGTGAGTCAGTACTGGCAGGACCGAGAGCCCACTCTGGGGGAGGTGGTGTTTCCCTTCAACATTCATGAAAACGATCGTGGACAGATCCGAGAAAACATGGTGGAGGCCATCATTCGCTGTCCAGAGTCCATAAG GGCTCAGTTGACAGTATGTTTGCGTGCCATAATAAAACACGACTTTCCTGGACGGTGGACGGGCGTAGTGGACAAAATTAATCTGTACCTGCAGTCACAGAACAGTGGGAGCTGGTACGGGAGTCTGCTCGCTCTCTACCAACTCGTCAAAAACTATGA GTTTAAGAAGGCTGAGGAGAGGGACCCCCTGTTGGCTGCAATGCAGATCTTCTTACCACGGATCCAGCAACTCATCACTCAACTCCTGTCTGATGCCACCTTCATCTCAGTTCTGATCCAGAAGCAAATCCTAAAGATTTTCCATGCACTTGTCCAG TATTCCCTTCCACTACAGTTGATCAGTAACGCCATCATGACCCACTGGATGGAGATCCTGCGGACAGTTGTGGATCGGGACGTCCCAGCA GAAACTCTAGAAGCTGATGAGGACGATCGACCAGAACTGATCTGGTGGAAATGCAAGAAATGGGCTCTGCACATCATCACGAGGATGTTTGAGAG ATATGGCAGTCCAGGAAATGTAACAAAAGAATATGTTGAGTTTGCTGACTTTTTCTTGAAGACTTATTCCGTAGGAATCCAGCAG GTCTTGTTAAAAGTGATCGAGCAGCACAGACAGAGACAGTTCGTGAGTCCTCGTGTCCTGCAGCAGGCTCTGAGCTACATGACTCAGGGCGTCTCGCACTCACTCACATGGAAACAGATGAAACCACACATGCAG ACTATAACTCAGGAGGTGGTGTTTCCTCTGATGTGCTATAAAGATGAAGATGAAAGACTATGGCAGGAAGATCCGTACGAGTACATCCGCATGAAATTCA ATATGTATGACGATCATGTGTCCCCCGCCACGGCCGCTCAGACTCTGTTATGTACAGCAGCCAGGAAGAGGAAGGAG GTCTTGCCTCATATGATGGAGTTTTGCCATCAGATCCTCATGGACCCCAACACTGACCCCCGAAGGAAGGATGGGGCGCTGCATGTGATCGGTGCCTTGGCTCAACCCTTGCAAAAG AAGCGGGTGTACAGGGACCAGATGGAGCTCATGTTACAAAACTACGTGTTTCCTCTGCTCAACTCTAATCTTGGCTACTTAAGGGCCCGG GCATGCTGGGTGCTGCACTCCTTCAGTCCTCTGAAGTTCCACAACGAGCTGGTCCTGAGGAACGCTGTGGAGCTGGTCAAACAGAACCTGGTGGATGACAAGGAGATGCCGGTCAAAGTGGAGGCGGCCATTGCACTGCAGATGCTGGTCAGGAACCAGGAACAAG CTAAGGTCTACATCCGGCCCTTCATCAAGCCTGTGATGCAGGAGCTGCTGCACATCATCAAAGAAACGGAGAACGATGACCTCACCAGCGTCATTCAGAAGATGATCTGTGAATACAGCGAGGAAGTGGCCGGCATTGCGGTGGATATGACGCAGAACCTG GCGGAGATCTTCAGCAAGATTCTCCAGAGTGAAGAATACGAGGAAAGTGAAGATAAGACTGTGATGGCTCTGGGTATCCTCAGCACCATAGACACCATCCTCACAGTCATGGGGGACCGGAAAGAG ATCAGTCAACAGCTGGAGGTAATATGCCTGCAGGTGATTGGTCTCGTCCTCCAGAAACCCATCATAGGtatggcag AGTTTTATGAGGAGATCTTGTCGCTGGCGTTTGGACTCACCTGTTATTCCATCTCCCCTCAGATGTGGCAGCTGTTGGGGGTCCTGTACAACGTCTTCCAGCATGACTGCTTTGATTATTTCACAG ATATGATGCCCCTCTTGCACAATTATGTTACCGTGGACACAAATATGCTGCTGTCAGACCCCAAATACCTGGAGGTCATTTACACCATGTGCAAAAAG GTCCTTACGAGTGATGCTGGGGAAGACACAGAATGCCATGCTGCCAAACTTCTAGAGGTCATTATATTACAGTGCCGTGGACGCGGCATTGACCAG TGTATCCCTCTGTTTGTGGAGGCGGTGTTGGAGCGGTTAACACGAGGTGTGAAGTCCAGCGAGCTCCGCACCATGTGTCTACAAGTAGTGATCGCAGCTCTGTACTACAACCCCACCCAACTCATACACACACTGGAGAACATCCGCTTCCCACACAGCCCCGAGCCAATCACAGCGCAGTTCATCAACCAATGGATGAACGACACCGAGTTCTTCTTAGG ACTTCATGATCGTAAGATGTGCATCATTGGGCTCAGTGTTCTGATGGAGCTGCCCAGCCGCCCTGCGGTCCTGGAGGAAGTTGCAGGGCAGATCGTTCCCtccatcctcctcctcttcctgggTTTAAAGCACATCTACGCCTCCCGAGTGCTCAACAAACCGGAGCAGTTCTCCAGAGCTCCAGGCTCAGAGGAGGAAGAGAATG AGGAGATTCCTAGCGACGAGGATGAGGTCGGTCAGAAAGGGGTGGCCCTGCAGTCGTCCGGCGCTCCCACTGggaatgatgatgaagatgatgatgatgatgaggatgatgatgaataTTGGGATGACGAAGGTCTGGAGGGGACCCCATTAGAGGAGTACAGTACACCACTGGACTATGACAATGGAGAGGATGAATATCAGTTCTTCACCGCATCCCTGCTCC GTGTTCAGAGTTCAGATGCAGGCTGGTATCAGTCGCTCACATCTCCTCTGAGTGAAGACCAGAGGAAACAGCTGCAGGAGATCTATAACCTTGCCCAGCAGAGGAGGAGCGCAGGACTCAAAGGCCTCTg A